A window of Sporolituus thermophilus DSM 23256 contains these coding sequences:
- a CDS encoding MBL fold metallo-hydrolase, with protein MEQVLPNLYRVEVPLPNNPLRALNSYLVVGPRRSLLIDTGLNREECREALLGALTALGIDLANIDFFITHLHADHSGLIGELAGPETTIYASAADAAIINSMGIVTEHWDRMAAYARRSGFPDETLAEAIRKHPGVRFSTRRPVPFTTVHEGYRLAIGDYEFTCITTPGHTAGHVCLYEPNRKILFSGDHILDHITPNISLWSDEENVLAVYLASLEKVRRLPVKLVLPGHRRIFSDCRRRIDELTEHHRQRLAEILGILEEGNAFSAYEVAARMRWDLSYPTWEEFPPPQKWFAVGEAIAHLRYLENQGQIRRVGCGPVITFAQNENIRTG; from the coding sequence TTGGAACAAGTTCTGCCCAATCTCTACCGGGTGGAAGTTCCCTTACCGAACAATCCTTTGCGGGCGCTCAATTCTTATCTGGTCGTTGGACCGCGGCGCAGCCTGCTTATTGATACCGGTCTTAACCGGGAGGAATGTCGCGAGGCCCTGCTGGGGGCGCTGACCGCTTTGGGTATCGACTTGGCAAATATCGACTTTTTCATTACTCATTTACACGCCGATCATTCCGGATTGATTGGTGAGCTCGCCGGTCCAGAGACGACAATATATGCTTCGGCCGCCGATGCGGCGATCATTAACTCCATGGGCATTGTAACCGAGCATTGGGACCGCATGGCCGCCTATGCGCGGCGCAGCGGTTTTCCTGACGAAACCCTGGCGGAGGCTATTCGCAAGCATCCGGGAGTACGGTTTTCCACCCGCCGACCGGTGCCGTTTACAACTGTGCACGAAGGTTATCGCCTGGCTATTGGCGACTATGAATTTACATGCATTACCACTCCCGGACATACAGCCGGCCATGTCTGCCTTTATGAACCTAACCGGAAAATTCTGTTTTCCGGCGACCATATTCTTGACCATATTACGCCCAATATCTCGCTCTGGTCAGACGAAGAAAATGTATTGGCCGTATATCTTGCCAGCCTGGAAAAAGTCCGCCGTCTGCCGGTCAAGCTTGTGCTGCCCGGGCACCGCCGTATATTTTCCGACTGCCGGCGGCGAATTGACGAACTGACTGAACATCATCGGCAGCGCCTTGCGGAAATCCTGGGCATCCTGGAAGAGGGCAACGCCTTCAGTGCTTACGAAGTGGCGGCACGGATGCGGTGGGACTTGTCCTATCCCACCTGGGAAGAATTCCCGCCGCCCCAGAAGTGGTTTGCGGTTGGCGAGGCGATTGCTCACCTGCGGTACTTGGAGAACCAGGGACAAATCCGCCGTGTTGGCTGCGGGCCGGTGATCACCTTCGCACAAAACGAGAACATCCGCACAGGTTAA
- a CDS encoding TerC family protein, with protein MDASFWVGLFSITTINLLLSGDNALVIALASRNLPARQQRSAVFYGGAGAIILRIILTFIAIFLLQIPYLQLLGGLLLLWVAIKLISGEEKTHEEIEAASSLWAAVKTILVADLVMSLDNVLAIAGIAKGNIPLLVIGLGISIPIIIGGSRAIMLLMERWPVVILFGAAFLGWTAGEMVLADKQVGIWLAAYPWAHWAIPALFAAVVVVIDLIQKQRDRKRGSA; from the coding sequence ATGGATGCGAGTTTCTGGGTCGGTTTGTTCAGCATTACCACAATCAATTTATTACTAAGCGGTGACAATGCTTTGGTAATTGCTCTGGCCAGTCGCAATCTTCCCGCCCGGCAGCAGCGCTCGGCCGTTTTTTACGGAGGCGCTGGCGCGATTATTCTGCGAATTATCCTGACCTTTATTGCTATTTTCTTATTGCAAATACCATATTTGCAACTATTGGGCGGACTATTACTGCTATGGGTAGCTATTAAGCTTATCAGCGGCGAGGAAAAAACTCATGAGGAAATCGAAGCGGCAAGCAGCTTATGGGCGGCGGTCAAGACTATCTTGGTTGCCGACTTGGTAATGAGTCTTGATAATGTATTAGCCATAGCCGGGATTGCCAAGGGCAACATTCCGCTTCTGGTTATTGGCCTTGGCATTAGTATTCCCATCATTATTGGGGGCAGTAGAGCTATTATGTTGCTGATGGAGCGCTGGCCGGTTGTAATTTTGTTTGGTGCGGCTTTTCTCGGCTGGACAGCCGGGGAAATGGTGCTGGCCGATAAGCAAGTCGGAATTTGGCTGGCGGCCTATCCTTGGGCTCACTGGGCGATCCCGGCGCTGTTTGCCGCCGTCGTGGTTGTCATAGATCTAATCCAAAAGCAACGGGACAGAAAAAGGGGTTCTGCTTAA